In one window of Frigoriglobus tundricola DNA:
- a CDS encoding peroxiredoxin family protein, producing the protein MFPPRPPKTAADKPWAVASADTGRPAETWQAQGTDLVTAERCALIVMNQAHANWAAPVGGKLAWHRADAAWVARDGIAHKVHRVIKHRDGLARELAAWVEVKYELTSQTCVNGRLFDRYRRDVEFAFAAAADVAPLLPDARLHAARFEKELKKLDLYLADADNSSPYREAVLAVRRQIDAARRGEAVSPFAPAGWLSSATVPKRAAWPEPGRLAPDFTAGPFRLADARGRPVVLVFFKPGSETTDLTLAVADALHQKYGTRSDVVPLAVWGDAAAGVKDRDRRKLTVPIYDGTQAETAFGVDSVPRFVVLDGGGVVQWTFSGVGAETGHSAREQLERLLPAVAPGAPDGTIHTPAPGTAAPARRP; encoded by the coding sequence ATGTTCCCGCCCCGGCCGCCGAAGACCGCCGCGGACAAGCCGTGGGCGGTCGCGTCCGCCGACACGGGCCGGCCGGCCGAAACGTGGCAGGCGCAGGGCACCGACCTGGTGACCGCCGAGCGGTGCGCGCTGATCGTGATGAACCAGGCCCACGCGAACTGGGCGGCCCCCGTGGGCGGCAAGCTCGCCTGGCACCGCGCCGACGCCGCCTGGGTGGCCCGCGACGGGATCGCGCACAAGGTCCACCGCGTCATCAAACACCGCGACGGGCTGGCGCGCGAACTCGCCGCGTGGGTCGAGGTGAAGTACGAGCTGACGAGCCAGACCTGCGTCAACGGCCGCCTGTTCGACCGCTACCGGCGCGACGTGGAGTTCGCGTTCGCGGCGGCCGCCGACGTGGCCCCGCTCCTCCCGGACGCCCGGCTGCACGCGGCCCGCTTCGAAAAAGAGCTGAAGAAACTCGACCTCTACCTCGCCGACGCGGACAACTCCAGCCCGTACCGCGAGGCGGTGCTGGCCGTGCGCCGCCAGATCGATGCCGCGCGGCGGGGCGAAGCCGTGTCCCCATTCGCGCCGGCCGGCTGGCTCTCCTCCGCCACCGTCCCGAAGCGCGCCGCGTGGCCGGAACCGGGGCGCCTGGCGCCCGACTTCACGGCCGGCCCGTTCCGGCTCGCCGACGCCCGCGGGAGGCCGGTGGTACTGGTGTTCTTTAAACCCGGCAGCGAGACCACCGACCTCACGCTCGCCGTCGCCGACGCCCTGCACCAGAAGTACGGCACCCGGTCGGATGTTGTGCCGCTGGCGGTCTGGGGCGACGCGGCGGCGGGGGTGAAGGACCGGGACCGGCGCAAGCTGACCGTCCCGATTTACGACGGCACGCAGGCGGAGACGGCGTTCGGCGTGGATTCCGTCCCCCGGTTCGTGGTACTCGATGGCGGCGGCGTGGTGCAGTGGACGTTCTCTGGGGTCGGCGCCGAAACCGGCCATTCCGCCCGGGAGCAACTGGAACGCCTCCTCCCCGCAGTCGCCCCCGGCGCCCCGGACGGAACAATCCACACACCCGCACCCGGAACCGCGGCCCCCGCCCGGCGGCCGTGA
- a CDS encoding 3-isopropylmalate dehydratase: MQTRIEGVAYVLGDNIDTDQIIPAHYLTFNPSIPAEYKMFGKYALSGVPDDAAGLPKGHVPFHSPGGDEFVSPYTIVIGGKNFGCGSSREHAPIALAAAGVVAVVAEFYARIFYRNSVNGGYLVPLESKERLIDRICTGDELAIDIVAGTLTNTTSGESFALLPLGEVAPIIEAGGLFSYAKKVGMLGV, translated from the coding sequence ATGCAGACCCGCATCGAAGGCGTCGCTTACGTCCTGGGCGACAACATCGACACCGATCAGATCATCCCGGCCCACTACCTGACGTTCAACCCGTCGATCCCGGCCGAGTACAAGATGTTCGGCAAGTACGCCCTGTCCGGCGTGCCCGACGACGCGGCGGGGCTTCCCAAGGGGCACGTACCGTTCCACTCGCCCGGCGGGGACGAGTTCGTTTCGCCGTACACGATCGTGATCGGCGGAAAGAACTTCGGCTGCGGGTCCAGCCGCGAACACGCCCCGATCGCGCTGGCCGCGGCCGGCGTGGTGGCGGTGGTCGCCGAATTTTACGCCCGGATTTTCTACCGGAACAGCGTGAACGGGGGCTACCTGGTTCCGCTGGAGAGCAAGGAGCGGTTGATCGACCGCATCTGCACGGGGGACGAACTCGCCATCGACATCGTCGCCGGGACGCTCACCAACACGACGAGCGGCGAATCCTTCGCGCTGCTGCCGCTGGGCGAGGTGGCCCCGATCATCGAAGCCGGCGGGCTGTTCTCGTATGCGAAAAAGGTGGGAATGCTCGGCGTGTGA
- a CDS encoding sigma-70 family RNA polymerase sigma factor: MDRTASETAAHCLRAARAALAGGGATDADLLDRFVRFRDESAFELLVWRHRRLILGVCRRALRHEQDAEDAFQATFLVLARKAGTVGRGESLAGWLHTVAARVARAARAAASRRASRERPGVDLSTVPDRGADAPDLVPPGLLTILDNEIAGLPRKHREPLVLCYLEGMTYRQAADRLAVPVGTLSARLAKAKAQLQARLTRRGVGLPAAALALFPWGSARGAESEFVHLTARAAKASASEGRSSVVASPYACQLAERVIQVMYLTKLKIVAASVLAVFVLVGGAFGLAPGRTGEDGKSPRPAAAPDKGSATLRGTWTQTVIDEVTVGGKPQPPKERTITFVITDDRIKVLDDEGFVEDEMTYKLDPTASPAGIDLTSQTLGAFPGVYRLDGERLRIVYNGARGGSRPAEVPAEGAVRPFGLIERDLKRVSAEPKSVAQRFANAPGCFWMLPPARLTSFSTNGFVLLYEKDADGAAILTLAAAAATDPQSRAPEYRPVLFDAKQQRFVPVVVTGGSSSGRRDGATVVLYRWRMDPKVLPADKVARVGVEQLTAEAHRAAARDAEERARKRGVEVFPYPEVGKAYVFAVKTSDGKTVASKDLKGKVVVIDWWASWCGPCVRLLPEVKNLYEKRRGEGLEVVGVNLDRDPETATKASRRLGVEWPQVLVPDDEAGRELWLTAVGTESIPLVLVLDRKGVLRAINPQDLKATVGKLLDEEPKDK; encoded by the coding sequence ATGGATCGCACGGCGAGCGAAACGGCTGCACACTGCCTCCGGGCGGCGAGGGCCGCTCTGGCGGGCGGTGGGGCGACCGACGCCGACCTGCTGGACCGGTTCGTCCGGTTCCGGGACGAATCCGCTTTTGAACTGCTGGTCTGGCGCCACCGGCGGTTGATCCTCGGGGTTTGCCGGCGTGCCCTGCGGCACGAGCAGGACGCCGAGGACGCCTTCCAGGCCACCTTCCTCGTGCTCGCTCGCAAGGCCGGGACCGTCGGACGGGGTGAGAGCCTGGCCGGCTGGCTGCACACGGTGGCCGCACGGGTGGCCCGCGCCGCTCGCGCGGCGGCCTCCCGCCGGGCGTCGCGCGAGCGCCCCGGGGTGGACCTATCGACCGTCCCGGACCGGGGGGCTGACGCGCCGGACCTCGTCCCACCTGGCTTGTTGACCATCCTCGACAACGAGATCGCCGGGCTGCCCCGGAAGCACCGGGAGCCGCTGGTGCTGTGTTACCTCGAAGGGATGACCTACCGGCAGGCGGCCGATCGGCTCGCCGTGCCGGTCGGTACCCTCTCGGCGCGACTCGCCAAAGCCAAAGCCCAGCTACAGGCCCGCCTCACCCGCCGCGGGGTCGGATTGCCCGCGGCCGCCCTTGCCCTCTTCCCCTGGGGATCCGCCCGTGGGGCCGAATCCGAATTCGTTCACCTGACGGCCCGCGCCGCGAAAGCCTCGGCGTCGGAGGGCCGATCGTCGGTCGTGGCGTCACCGTACGCGTGTCAACTCGCAGAAAGGGTAATTCAAGTTATGTACCTGACAAAGCTCAAGATCGTCGCCGCATCGGTCCTGGCCGTGTTCGTGCTCGTTGGCGGGGCATTCGGCCTCGCACCGGGGCGAACGGGCGAGGACGGGAAATCGCCCCGGCCGGCCGCGGCGCCAGATAAAGGGAGTGCGACCCTCCGGGGGACCTGGACCCAGACCGTTATCGACGAGGTCACCGTCGGCGGGAAACCACAGCCCCCCAAGGAGCGGACGATCACGTTTGTGATTACGGACGACCGAATCAAGGTACTCGACGACGAGGGGTTTGTTGAGGATGAGATGACCTACAAGCTGGACCCGACCGCGAGCCCCGCGGGCATCGACCTGACCAGCCAGACGCTTGGGGCCTTCCCGGGTGTCTACCGCCTCGACGGCGAGCGCCTCCGGATTGTCTACAACGGAGCCCGCGGTGGGTCCCGACCGGCCGAAGTCCCGGCGGAGGGCGCGGTTCGCCCCTTCGGCCTCATCGAACGGGATCTGAAGAGGGTGAGTGCGGAACCCAAGTCCGTCGCTCAGCGCTTCGCTAACGCCCCCGGGTGCTTCTGGATGCTCCCCCCGGCCCGTCTGACTTCGTTTTCCACGAACGGCTTCGTCCTGCTGTACGAGAAGGACGCCGACGGGGCAGCGATCCTGACTCTGGCCGCTGCGGCCGCCACCGACCCGCAGTCCCGAGCCCCGGAGTACCGGCCGGTGCTGTTCGACGCGAAGCAGCAGCGGTTCGTCCCGGTGGTGGTCACCGGTGGGAGCTCGAGTGGCCGGCGGGACGGGGCGACGGTCGTGCTGTACCGCTGGCGGATGGATCCGAAGGTGCTCCCGGCCGACAAGGTCGCACGGGTGGGCGTCGAGCAGCTGACCGCCGAGGCCCACCGGGCCGCCGCGCGAGACGCCGAGGAGCGCGCCCGGAAGCGCGGGGTCGAGGTGTTCCCCTACCCCGAGGTCGGGAAGGCGTACGTGTTCGCGGTCAAAACGTCCGACGGGAAGACGGTCGCGTCAAAGGACCTCAAGGGCAAGGTGGTGGTGATCGACTGGTGGGCGAGCTGGTGCGGGCCGTGCGTGCGGCTCCTCCCCGAAGTCAAGAACCTCTACGAAAAGCGGCGGGGCGAGGGTTTGGAAGTGGTCGGAGTCAACCTGGACCGCGACCCCGAGACGGCCACAAAGGCGTCCCGGCGCCTGGGCGTGGAGTGGCCCCAGGTGCTCGTTCCGGACGACGAAGCGGGCCGGGAGCTGTGGCTGACGGCGGTCGGGACGGAGAGCATTCCGCTGGTCCTGGTGCTCGACCGGAAGGGGGTCTTACGGGCAATCAACCCGCAAGATCTCAAGGCAACGGTGGGAAAACTTCTCGACGAGGAGCCGAAAGACAAGTAG
- a CDS encoding alpha/beta hydrolase family protein, producing MHLIRFFSFGFVFVAVVAGCNQKSVTNPDGKTSLAEARKGHTTKLAKQHKANEPVPDPPAKVFRKVKYESPAGKLAAYVTPDPKGGKKHPAIVWITGGDCNTIGDVWSPAKASNDQSARQYREAGIVMMFPSLRGGNDNPGAQENFYGEVDDVLAAAEYLAKQEYVDASRIYLGGHSTGGTLALLVAEVPNKFRAVFSFGPVEDIKGYGGQFTEAVKTSDAREVELRSPGYWLNSVQCPTFVFEGDQQGNLSSLQAMAKASTSPKVKFYPVKRATHFSILAPVNTLIAQKILADTEKETKLSFTEAELNKPFGG from the coding sequence ATGCACCTGATTCGCTTCTTCTCGTTCGGGTTCGTTTTTGTGGCGGTCGTTGCGGGGTGCAACCAGAAGTCGGTCACCAACCCCGACGGCAAGACCTCGCTCGCGGAGGCGCGGAAGGGGCACACGACCAAGCTGGCGAAACAGCACAAGGCCAACGAACCCGTGCCGGACCCGCCGGCGAAAGTGTTCCGCAAGGTGAAGTACGAGTCGCCCGCCGGTAAGCTCGCGGCATACGTAACGCCCGACCCGAAGGGCGGCAAGAAGCACCCCGCCATCGTCTGGATCACCGGCGGCGACTGTAACACCATCGGCGACGTCTGGTCGCCCGCCAAAGCGAGCAACGATCAGTCCGCCCGCCAGTACCGGGAGGCCGGCATCGTGATGATGTTCCCGTCGCTCCGCGGCGGGAACGATAACCCCGGCGCCCAGGAGAACTTTTACGGCGAGGTCGATGACGTGCTGGCCGCCGCGGAGTACCTCGCGAAGCAAGAGTACGTCGATGCCAGCCGCATCTACCTGGGCGGGCACAGCACCGGCGGCACGCTCGCGCTGCTCGTCGCCGAGGTGCCGAACAAGTTCCGCGCGGTGTTTTCGTTCGGCCCGGTCGAGGACATCAAGGGGTACGGCGGTCAGTTCACAGAAGCGGTCAAAACGTCCGACGCGCGCGAGGTCGAACTCCGCTCGCCGGGCTACTGGCTGAACTCCGTCCAGTGCCCGACGTTCGTTTTCGAGGGCGACCAGCAGGGCAACCTGAGTTCACTTCAGGCCATGGCAAAGGCTTCGACCAGCCCGAAGGTGAAGTTCTACCCCGTGAAGCGGGCGACGCACTTCAGCATCCTCGCTCCGGTCAACACGCTCATCGCGCAGAAGATTCTTGCCGACACGGAAAAGGAGACAAAGCTGTCCTTTACTGAGGCGGAACTGAACAAACCGTTCGGGGGGTGA
- a CDS encoding SMP-30/gluconolactonase/LRE family protein, which yields MCRLLSLLFVLPAVAFAPAEEPKQPDTPKGTTFTFTFAKSKVFPGTTRNVTVYVPAQYDGKTPACVYVNQDGLPGYVPPTFDKLIAAKEMPVTVAIGVTPGEVPAANKDALPRFNRSYEYDGLGDAYARMLLNELLPEVETKTASGDRAIVLSKRGTDRAIGGASSGAIAAFTAAWERPDAFSRVFSTIGTYVSLRGGDVYPGLIRKFEPKPIRVYLQDGSKDLNIYGGDWWMANQTMDRALLFAGYEVKHSWNEGGHNGGLAAEVFPEATRWLWKDWPELPKAGQGSSQLKEILIPGEDWKLVGEGYKFTEGPATDAKGDVFFNDVGASKTYKVVGGKPVEWLADSKRGDGQRFGPDGKLYANASGESKVLAWDAEGRSTVFAGGFKGNDLVVLHSGAIYDTAPFDTPNNSKIYYISPKGEKKVVDTGLKFANGITTSPDQTLLYVSDSNTHWVYSYSIQTDGTLANKQKYYHLYARDQDDNSGADGLRCDRDGRLWVATRAGLQVCDQAGRVNAIIPTPNGNVSNLTFGGADMDVLYATCGDKVYSRKVKVKGANAFEKPIKPRRPNL from the coding sequence ATGTGCCGCCTGCTCTCTCTTCTCTTCGTTCTCCCCGCCGTGGCATTTGCGCCGGCCGAGGAACCGAAGCAGCCCGATACCCCCAAGGGGACCACGTTTACCTTCACCTTCGCCAAGAGCAAGGTGTTTCCGGGCACGACGCGGAACGTGACCGTCTACGTTCCGGCCCAGTACGACGGCAAGACGCCCGCGTGCGTCTACGTGAACCAGGACGGCCTGCCGGGGTACGTTCCGCCCACCTTCGACAAGCTCATCGCGGCGAAGGAGATGCCGGTGACCGTCGCCATCGGCGTCACGCCGGGTGAGGTGCCGGCCGCGAACAAGGACGCGCTCCCGCGCTTCAACCGGAGCTACGAGTACGACGGCCTCGGTGACGCCTACGCGCGCATGTTGCTCAACGAGCTGCTACCGGAAGTCGAAACGAAGACCGCGAGTGGCGACCGCGCCATCGTGCTTTCCAAAAGGGGCACCGACCGGGCCATCGGCGGTGCGAGCAGCGGGGCCATCGCGGCGTTCACGGCCGCGTGGGAGCGCCCGGACGCGTTCAGCCGCGTGTTCAGCACCATCGGCACGTATGTGAGCCTCCGCGGCGGTGACGTGTACCCCGGGCTGATCCGCAAGTTCGAGCCGAAACCGATCCGCGTGTACCTCCAGGACGGCAGCAAGGACCTCAACATCTACGGCGGCGACTGGTGGATGGCGAACCAGACGATGGACCGGGCGTTACTCTTCGCCGGCTACGAGGTGAAGCACTCGTGGAACGAGGGCGGGCACAACGGCGGGCTCGCGGCGGAGGTGTTTCCCGAAGCGACAAGGTGGCTATGGAAGGACTGGCCCGAGCTGCCCAAGGCCGGTCAGGGGTCGTCGCAGTTGAAGGAGATTCTGATTCCGGGCGAGGACTGGAAGCTCGTCGGCGAGGGGTACAAGTTCACCGAGGGGCCGGCGACGGACGCGAAGGGTGATGTGTTCTTCAACGACGTCGGCGCGAGCAAGACCTACAAGGTCGTGGGCGGCAAGCCGGTGGAGTGGCTCGCGGACAGCAAGCGCGGCGACGGCCAGCGGTTCGGCCCGGACGGGAAGCTGTACGCGAACGCGTCGGGTGAAAGCAAGGTGCTCGCCTGGGACGCGGAGGGCCGATCGACCGTCTTCGCCGGCGGCTTCAAGGGGAACGACCTCGTGGTGCTGCACTCGGGCGCGATCTACGACACGGCCCCGTTCGACACGCCGAACAACAGCAAGATCTATTACATCTCGCCGAAGGGCGAAAAGAAGGTCGTGGACACCGGGCTGAAGTTCGCCAACGGTATCACGACTTCGCCCGACCAGACGCTTCTGTACGTCTCGGACAGCAACACGCACTGGGTGTACAGCTACTCGATCCAGACCGACGGCACACTGGCGAACAAGCAGAAGTACTACCACCTGTACGCGCGCGACCAGGACGACAACAGTGGCGCGGACGGCCTCCGCTGCGACCGCGACGGCCGCCTCTGGGTCGCGACACGGGCCGGGTTGCAGGTGTGCGACCAGGCGGGTCGCGTGAACGCCATCATCCCGACGCCGAACGGGAACGTCTCGAACCTGACGTTCGGCGGCGCGGACATGGACGTGCTCTACGCGACCTGCGGGGACAAGGTGTACAGCCGCAAGGTGAAGGTGAAGGGCGCGAACGCGTTCGAGAAGCCGATCAAGCCCCGGAGGCCGAATCTGTGA
- a CDS encoding YXWGXW repeat-containing protein — MPERLRKVLPLCAIGSLLAILVAGFGAAQEPIPLKQPDPVPAPLPVPGQPAQGDGPEVLAKGPVHEAFAATAEAPAATPIVAKQPPDPIEELPPDQKPEGDNVQWIPGYWHWDEESSRFIWISGFWRQPPPGRVWVPGSWREARGGWQWVPGFWQPVAAPKPQQPQQQPEIEYLNEPPVSVEVGPTVAAPTATCFYVPGSWVWRGRYVWRPGVWVEYRPTWVWVPARFQWTPAGYVFVEGYWDYPLGTRGVMFAPVAFPQAVYAQPGFVYTPVYVVSEPCMVGALFVRRGHACYYFGDYYDGAYATAGYTAWCGTYTRTGFTIGFGVGRSWGYDPLWSYYSVTYRDTPGWHRGVGDLYGGRYRGEIARPPVTLVQQNTTINNITKTTVVNVTNNVTVVNGATIVNNKDVSHVAMVAPLKVAPDLQRTKYQPVTVEARRAAAVTAKQFNEVSVQRSRQETALVAQAAARPMGLVGPAAPVQPRTVKLDVPRTAVTQAHVIDERKAPPPAPHQAGSAAHPKVDLPHTEVPRVDRGQVVLPRSDPHTTFPKVDPKGPVVLPKSDPRPDPAKIDPKGPPTTFPKIDPKGPLPKLPAPLPKGPQALPPKEHSKSEPSKP; from the coding sequence ATGCCCGAACGACTACGGAAGGTGCTGCCCCTCTGTGCGATCGGTTCGTTGCTCGCGATTCTGGTCGCGGGGTTCGGCGCGGCACAAGAGCCGATCCCCCTGAAGCAGCCGGACCCGGTTCCGGCCCCGCTGCCGGTTCCGGGGCAGCCGGCTCAAGGGGACGGCCCCGAGGTGCTGGCGAAGGGGCCGGTCCACGAGGCGTTTGCGGCGACCGCCGAAGCGCCGGCCGCGACGCCGATCGTGGCGAAGCAGCCGCCCGATCCGATCGAGGAGCTGCCCCCGGACCAGAAGCCCGAGGGCGACAACGTGCAGTGGATTCCGGGGTACTGGCACTGGGACGAGGAGAGCAGCCGGTTCATCTGGATCAGCGGGTTCTGGCGCCAGCCGCCGCCGGGGCGCGTGTGGGTGCCGGGCTCGTGGCGCGAGGCGCGGGGCGGGTGGCAGTGGGTGCCCGGGTTCTGGCAGCCGGTGGCCGCCCCGAAGCCCCAGCAGCCGCAGCAACAGCCCGAGATCGAGTACCTGAACGAACCGCCGGTGAGCGTCGAAGTCGGACCGACGGTGGCCGCGCCGACCGCGACCTGCTTCTACGTGCCCGGCTCCTGGGTGTGGCGGGGCCGGTACGTGTGGCGGCCGGGCGTCTGGGTCGAGTACCGGCCGACGTGGGTGTGGGTGCCGGCGCGGTTCCAGTGGACGCCCGCGGGGTACGTGTTCGTCGAGGGCTACTGGGACTACCCGCTCGGCACCCGCGGCGTGATGTTCGCCCCGGTCGCGTTCCCGCAGGCGGTGTACGCCCAGCCCGGGTTCGTCTACACGCCGGTGTACGTGGTGAGCGAGCCGTGCATGGTGGGCGCGCTGTTCGTGCGCCGCGGCCACGCGTGCTACTACTTCGGCGACTACTACGACGGCGCGTACGCGACGGCCGGGTACACCGCGTGGTGCGGCACGTACACCCGCACCGGGTTCACCATCGGGTTCGGGGTCGGCCGCAGTTGGGGCTACGACCCGCTGTGGAGCTACTACTCGGTGACGTACCGCGACACGCCGGGGTGGCACCGCGGCGTGGGCGACCTGTACGGCGGCCGCTACCGCGGGGAGATCGCCCGCCCGCCGGTCACGCTCGTGCAGCAGAACACGACCATCAACAACATCACAAAAACGACCGTGGTCAACGTGACGAACAACGTCACGGTGGTGAACGGGGCCACGATCGTGAACAACAAGGACGTGTCGCACGTCGCGATGGTGGCCCCGCTGAAGGTGGCGCCGGACCTCCAGCGCACGAAGTACCAACCGGTGACCGTCGAGGCCCGCCGCGCCGCGGCCGTGACGGCCAAGCAGTTCAACGAGGTGTCGGTCCAGCGGAGCCGACAGGAGACGGCCCTGGTGGCCCAGGCCGCGGCGCGGCCGATGGGGCTGGTGGGGCCGGCGGCGCCGGTTCAGCCCCGGACCGTCAAGCTGGACGTGCCCAGAACGGCCGTGACCCAGGCCCATGTGATCGATGAGAGGAAGGCCCCGCCGCCGGCCCCGCACCAGGCGGGCTCCGCTGCTCACCCGAAGGTGGATCTGCCCCACACGGAGGTGCCGCGTGTCGATAGGGGGCAGGTCGTTCTGCCGAGATCGGACCCGCACACGACCTTTCCGAAGGTCGATCCGAAGGGGCCGGTCGTTCTGCCGAAATCGGACCCGCGCCCAGATCCGGCAAAGATCGATCCGAAGGGGCCGCCCACCACGTTCCCGAAGATCGACCCGAAGGGGCCGCTGCCGAAGCTACCGGCACCGTTGCCCAAGGGGCCACAGGCACTGCCGCCGAAGGAGCACTCGAAGTCCGAGCCGTCGAAGCCGTGA
- a CDS encoding sigma 54-interacting transcriptional regulator, translated as MRARLTLEGGDCVPSSLDLSPTGQPVTLGRSRDNTIVLRDELASRLHAKIYFEDGRWHVRDFGLNGTRVDGQRVNGSIELADGQRVRIGEVVLKIVLEPKTPPRPVKDAPATMPVNAKTEGPHNATKVHEIPPERQAPGDPPPEQAAKQLRVDELTALCKFMTGAVEAKTPHDLTTFALRAILNQTAAKLAGYLSLDPEDPGPKIVMPESAAIDVPLSRRLTVQAQAQGKTIWLFPELSASHPPTDSLSAFADAICIPLKASGEPFATLHVYRSGRAFSERDVRFIEAVAGFLAHGLEILRTRRTLEAENSRLRTHTPAADDIIGGSNAVILLRQQILRAAPQPFTVLVQGESGSGKELVALALHRNSRRTEGPLVVVNCAAIAPTLLEAELFGYKKGAFSGADRDHPGLFQQADEGTLFLDEVGELSLECQAKLLRVIEGKAFRPVGATGDMKVDVRIVAATHRDLDKDAKSGRFRQDLLFRLKVIQIRVPPLREHPEDIPELAAFFLAKVSSECRRNFKLTAAAMRKLQAHTWPGNVRQLRAAIESAAVMSESDTLDADALPLTGVTELQTPVAVPAVSVDLPPSLDIVEIEKWAICRAMRQTGGNVSHAAKLLNMSRDTLHNKLKKLKEEGIDRAMLTNTPAPLGVPEPVSTDA; from the coding sequence ATGCGCGCGCGACTCACCCTCGAAGGCGGCGACTGCGTCCCGTCGTCGCTCGACCTGTCCCCAACCGGGCAGCCGGTCACCCTCGGCCGCAGTCGCGATAACACCATCGTGTTGCGCGACGAACTCGCCAGCCGCTTGCACGCCAAGATTTACTTTGAAGACGGCCGCTGGCACGTCCGCGACTTCGGCCTCAACGGCACCCGCGTGGACGGCCAGCGCGTGAACGGCTCGATCGAACTGGCCGACGGCCAGCGCGTCCGGATCGGCGAGGTGGTGCTGAAAATCGTTCTGGAGCCCAAGACGCCGCCCCGGCCCGTCAAAGACGCGCCGGCGACGATGCCCGTGAACGCGAAGACCGAAGGCCCGCACAACGCCACGAAAGTTCACGAGATCCCGCCGGAGCGGCAGGCGCCGGGCGACCCCCCGCCGGAACAGGCCGCCAAGCAGCTCCGCGTCGATGAGCTCACCGCCCTGTGCAAGTTCATGACCGGGGCGGTCGAAGCCAAGACGCCGCACGACCTGACCACTTTCGCCCTCCGGGCCATCCTCAACCAGACCGCGGCCAAACTGGCCGGCTACCTGAGCCTCGACCCCGAGGACCCCGGCCCCAAGATCGTGATGCCGGAGTCCGCGGCCATCGACGTGCCCCTCAGCCGCCGCCTGACCGTTCAGGCCCAGGCCCAGGGGAAGACGATCTGGCTGTTTCCCGAACTCAGCGCCTCCCACCCGCCCACCGACTCGCTCTCCGCGTTCGCGGACGCCATCTGCATCCCGCTGAAGGCCTCCGGGGAGCCGTTCGCGACGCTGCACGTGTACCGCTCCGGGCGGGCGTTCTCGGAACGTGACGTGCGGTTCATCGAGGCCGTCGCCGGGTTCCTCGCGCACGGCCTGGAGATCCTCCGCACCCGGCGCACCCTCGAGGCCGAGAACTCGCGGCTCCGCACCCACACGCCCGCGGCCGACGACATCATCGGCGGCAGCAACGCCGTCATCCTGCTCCGCCAGCAGATCCTCCGGGCCGCCCCGCAGCCGTTCACGGTCCTCGTCCAGGGCGAGAGCGGGTCCGGCAAGGAGCTCGTCGCGCTCGCCCTGCACCGCAACAGCCGCCGGACCGAGGGGCCGCTGGTCGTCGTCAACTGCGCGGCCATCGCCCCCACGCTGCTCGAGGCCGAACTGTTCGGGTACAAGAAGGGCGCCTTCAGCGGGGCCGACCGCGACCACCCCGGCCTGTTCCAGCAGGCGGACGAGGGCACCCTGTTCCTCGACGAAGTGGGCGAGCTGTCGCTGGAGTGCCAGGCCAAGCTCCTGCGGGTGATCGAGGGCAAGGCGTTCCGCCCGGTCGGCGCCACCGGGGACATGAAGGTGGACGTGCGGATCGTCGCCGCCACGCACCGCGACCTGGACAAGGACGCCAAGTCCGGGCGGTTCCGGCAGGACCTCCTGTTCCGGCTGAAGGTGATCCAGATCCGCGTGCCGCCGCTGCGCGAGCACCCCGAAGACATTCCCGAACTGGCGGCCTTCTTCCTGGCGAAGGTGTCCAGCGAGTGCCGGCGGAACTTCAAGCTCACCGCGGCGGCGATGCGGAAGCTCCAGGCGCACACGTGGCCGGGCAACGTGCGCCAGCTCCGCGCGGCCATCGAGAGCGCGGCGGTGATGAGCGAGAGCGACACCCTCGACGCCGACGCGCTGCCGCTGACCGGCGTGACCGAACTCCAGACCCCGGTCGCCGTGCCGGCGGTGTCGGTCGATCTGCCGCCGAGCCTCGACATCGTCGAGATCGAGAAGTGGGCCATCTGCCGGGCGATGCGCCAAACCGGCGGGAACGTGAGCCACGCGGCCAAGCTACTCAACATGAGCCGCGACACGCTCCACAACAAGCTCAAGAAGCTGAAAGAAGAAGGCATCGACCGCGCGATGCTGACCAACACCCCGGCCCCGCTCGGCGTGCCCGAACCGGTCAGCACCGACGCGTGA
- a CDS encoding sigma-70 family RNA polymerase sigma factor: MTQYLPSKRSSRNVMVAMVLGTALAASSAKASASTAAAAPGSKAVTDISKYCQTCWRNARLPADRWQDCTQAVFVRLLERVEAEKWGTVLVDSETAERREFLRAIDAVKKRTQRARKFATLSPELAERRPVNNVTRDDREAVAKAAAEHLSPRQRRVLELTADGWAVPDIAAELGTTVERVSDEKYKAIKKLQHTFGVA, translated from the coding sequence ATGACCCAATATTTGCCCTCGAAACGGTCTTCGCGCAACGTGATGGTGGCGATGGTGTTAGGCACCGCGCTGGCCGCCTCGTCCGCGAAGGCTTCGGCTTCGACTGCCGCAGCGGCTCCCGGTTCGAAGGCCGTCACCGACATCAGCAAGTACTGCCAGACGTGCTGGCGGAACGCCCGGCTACCGGCCGACCGGTGGCAGGACTGCACCCAGGCCGTGTTCGTTCGCCTTCTGGAGCGAGTGGAAGCGGAGAAGTGGGGCACCGTGCTGGTGGACAGCGAGACGGCCGAGCGCCGCGAGTTCCTCCGGGCCATCGACGCCGTAAAGAAGCGCACCCAGCGCGCCCGCAAGTTCGCGACGCTGTCGCCCGAACTCGCCGAGCGGCGTCCGGTCAATAACGTGACCCGCGACGACCGCGAGGCCGTGGCGAAGGCCGCCGCCGAACACCTCAGCCCGCGGCAGCGCCGGGTGCTCGAACTGACCGCCGACGGGTGGGCGGTGCCGGACATCGCCGCCGAACTGGGCACGACGGTCGAACGCGTCAGCGACGAAAAGTACAAAGCTATCAAGAAGCTCCAACACACCTTCGGTGTCGCGTAA